From Malaciobacter mytili LMG 24559:
GTAAATATAAAAACTAATATATTGGAATAATAAATTTACTATTAAAGAAGTAATAGCAAAAAATATATATCTAATAGCTATATTCATTTAAATATTTACTACTAAAAAGAAGCTTAATAGCCATAGTAAAATAGTTATTTGTAGAAATCTATCTTTTAAAACTATTTTTGTTGGGCTTCCACTATTTTCTTCCACAAAAGTTATTTGCATATATCTCATAATCCCTAATATTACAAAAGAAGATGTAAGGTAAAGATTTTCTGTGTGAAGTCTTTTTATAACATCATCTGATACTGTGTATAAAATATATGATACAACTATAACCCCTGACATAAATACCATTACTGCATTAACAAATTCTAAATTATATCCATCTATATTTTTTCTAGTTTCTTTACCTTTGTTAGATAAAATCACATCATCTCTTCTTTTTGCAATTGCTAAAAATAGTGCAAGAAGAAAAGTCATAATAATAATCCACATAGATAATGAAGTATTAATAATACTTGCACCTGCAAAAAGCCTAAGAACAAACCCTATGGCAATAATAAATATATCTAAAATACTAATATGTTTTAATTTTAAAGAATAACAAATATTTAGTAGAAAGTAAAAAATAAAAACAAAGAATAGTTCATGGTTTAGAAAATAAGCACAACCTAAAGATAAAAGAGATAAAGAAATTAATAAAAAAATAGCTGTATTTATTTTTAATTTTCCACTAGCTAAAGGTCTATACTTTTTGACTGGATGTTTTCTATCTTCTTTTATATCCATTAAGTCATTAAAAATATATATACTACTTGCTAATATACAAAACAAAATAAATACAAAAGTAGTATTTATTATATCAATTGTAGAAAAATGAAATGAAAATAATAAAGGTGCAAAAATAAAAAAATTTTTTATATATTGATGAATACGTAATATTTGAACTATAATAATAAGACTACCTTCAAAAGAAAATAAGAGGAATTATAATACAATTTCTGTAAAAAAAATATTAATCAGGTGTTGAAATGTTTAAAGATAAAATTTTATGTATAACAGGTGGGACGGGTTCATTTGGGAATGCAGTCCTAAGAAGATTTCTTAATACAGATATAAAAGAGATAAGAATATTTTCAAGAGATGAACTAAAACAAGATGAGATGCGAAAGAGATATAATAATGATAAATTGAAGTTTTATCTAGGTGATGTAAGAGATAAGAATTCGTTAGAAGATGCGATAAGAGGGGTAGATTATATATTTCATGCAGCAGCATTAAAACAAGTACCATCATGTGAGTTTTATCCAATGCAAGCAGTACAAACAAATGTAGTAGGAACAGAGAATGTACTAAATGTAGCAATAAAAAATAAAGTAAGAAATATAGTAGTATTAAGTACAGATAAAGCAGTGTATCCAATAAATGCAATGGGAATAAGTAAAGCAATGATGGAAAAAGTAGCAGTAGCAAAAAGTAGAAACCTTGATGATAGTGAGACAGTAATATCATGTACAAGATATGGGAATGTAATGGCAAGTAGAGGGTCAGTAATACCACTTTTTATAAACCAAATAAGAACAGGGAAAGAAATAACAATAACAGATCCAAATATGACAAGATTTATGATGAGTTTAGATGATGCAGTAGATTTAGTGATGTTTGCATTTAAGAACGCAAGAAATGGGGATATATTTGTACAAAAAGCACCAGCATGCACAGTAGAGCTACTAGCAAAAACAATAAAAGATATGTTAGGTAAGCCAGAGCATAAAATAAATATAATAGGGACAAGACATGGGGAGAAGTTGTATGAGACACTCTTAACAAGAGAAGAGATGGTACAAGCAATAGATATGGAAGGATATTATAGAATCCCAGCAGATACAAGAGATTTAAATTATAATAAATTTGTAGAGAGTGGAGAAGAAGTGATAACAGAATCAGGGGAATATCATTCACATAATACAAAACAATTAAAAGAAGAAGAATTAAAAGAGATGTTAATGAGATTAAAAGAGATAGAAGAAGATTTAAGAGAGTTTGGAGTAAAAAAATAAAGAATTTAATAAAAATACTTTAGAAATATATAAAAGGCTATTGTGTCCAAATAAAAATATTAAGAAAATAGATATTACTTAGAGGTAGAAAATGAAAAATAGAGGAATAAAAAGATTAAAAGTGATGACAATAGTAGGTACAAGACCAGAGATAATAAGATTGTCATCAGTAATACAAAAATTAGAAGAGACAGAAGCAATAGAGCATATATTAGTACATACAGGGCAAAATTATGATTATGAATTAAATGAAGTATTTTTTAAAGATTTTAATTTAAAGAAGCCAGATTATTTTCTAAATGCAGCAGGCGGAGGAGCCATAGAGACAATAGGGAAAATATTTATAGCAATAGAGCCAATATTAGAGAAAGAAGAACCAGAAGCAGTTTTAATCTTAGGAGATACAAATAGCTGTCTATGTGCAATTCCAGCCAAAAAGAGGAAAATACCAATATTTCATATGGAAGCAGGGAATAGATGCTTTGATGCAAGAGTACCAGAAGAGACAAATAGAAAAATAGTAGATCATACAGCAGATATAAACCTAACATATAGTGATATAGCAAGAGAATATCTATTAAGAGAAGGGTTACCAGCAGATAGAATAATAAAAACAGGTTCCCCAATGTATGAAGTATTAAATAAAAAGCTAAAAGATATAAATAATTCAAAAATATTAGAAGAATTAAAATTAAGAGAAGGAGAATACTTTGTAGTATCAGCACATAGAGAGGAGAATATCAGTTCAGATAAGAACTTTCTAGATTTAGTAGATAGCTTAAATACAATAGCAAAGAGATATAAAAGACCAATAATAGTATCAACACATCCAAGAACAAGAAATAGAATAAAAGAATTAAATATAAGGTTTGAAGCAGAGATACAATTACAAAAACCTTTAGGATTTGATGATTATGTAAAACTACAAAAAGAGGCAAAAGTAGTATTAA
This genomic window contains:
- a CDS encoding UbiA prenyltransferase family protein encodes the protein MIIVQILRIHQYIKNFFIFAPLLFSFHFSTIDIINTTFVFILFCILASSIYIFNDLMDIKEDRKHPVKKYRPLASGKLKINTAIFLLISLSLLSLGCAYFLNHELFFVFIFYFLLNICYSLKLKHISILDIFIIAIGFVLRLFAGASIINTSLSMWIIIMTFLLALFLAIAKRRDDVILSNKGKETRKNIDGYNLEFVNAVMVFMSGVIVVSYILYTVSDDVIKRLHTENLYLTSSFVILGIMRYMQITFVEENSGSPTKIVLKDRFLQITILLWLLSFFLVVNI
- a CDS encoding polysaccharide biosynthesis protein, encoding MFKDKILCITGGTGSFGNAVLRRFLNTDIKEIRIFSRDELKQDEMRKRYNNDKLKFYLGDVRDKNSLEDAIRGVDYIFHAAALKQVPSCEFYPMQAVQTNVVGTENVLNVAIKNKVRNIVVLSTDKAVYPINAMGISKAMMEKVAVAKSRNLDDSETVISCTRYGNVMASRGSVIPLFINQIRTGKEITITDPNMTRFMMSLDDAVDLVMFAFKNARNGDIFVQKAPACTVELLAKTIKDMLGKPEHKINIIGTRHGEKLYETLLTREEMVQAIDMEGYYRIPADTRDLNYNKFVESGEEVITESGEYHSHNTKQLKEEELKEMLMRLKEIEEDLREFGVKK
- the wecB gene encoding non-hydrolyzing UDP-N-acetylglucosamine 2-epimerase, which gives rise to MKNRGIKRLKVMTIVGTRPEIIRLSSVIQKLEETEAIEHILVHTGQNYDYELNEVFFKDFNLKKPDYFLNAAGGGAIETIGKIFIAIEPILEKEEPEAVLILGDTNSCLCAIPAKKRKIPIFHMEAGNRCFDARVPEETNRKIVDHTADINLTYSDIAREYLLREGLPADRIIKTGSPMYEVLNKKLKDINNSKILEELKLREGEYFVVSAHREENISSDKNFLDLVDSLNTIAKRYKRPIIVSTHPRTRNRIKELNIRFEAEIQLQKPLGFDDYVKLQKEAKVVLSDSGTISEESSILGFRALNIREAHERPEAMEETSVMMVGLEKSRIIQGIDILERQKEDTLKRVEDYSKPNVSEKVLRIILSYTDYVNKTVWKKS